The Cyclopterus lumpus isolate fCycLum1 chromosome 6, fCycLum1.pri, whole genome shotgun sequence genome contains a region encoding:
- the mlc1 gene encoding membrane protein MLC1 has product MMQCDELSAREEFTYSHMPTLERGGGSLGRRGDRGVERGPDRGERYRPERDSFTVDVRASDLQLAQPEPLKHPCFSYRAWLYSVLIGGSLLITSGFSLYLGNVFPVAMDYLRCAAGSGLPAAIVSFAIAKNRHVAVSDFQVVYVSTFAVTTTCLVWFGCKLVLNPSAVNINFNLILMILLEVLMASTVILSARSAEDCCCHRKPVMYDSSMVLTPAVFPTRLLKAYSVIEVIVGISAVFGGIIALNMDALLPGPYLSVTFFWILVACFPSAIASHVVSEYPNRCLVEVLIAISSVTSPLLFSASGFLSCSVISFIEIFLHDVPPAKQSYDILLLILMVLLLVQAILTSATVVHCASYKSQLRMGAPEYDDRMQTPTHYSEQQAANGTLQDFDKDRAWKAVVVQMAQ; this is encoded by the exons ATGATGCAGTGCGACGAGCTCTCAGCCAGAGAGGAGTTCACCTACAGCCACATGCCCACTCTGGAGAGGGGCGGCGGGTCGctggggagacggggagacagaggagtggagagaggaCCAGACAGGGGGGAGCGGTATAGGCCGGAGCGGGACAGCTTCACAGTGGACGTGAGGGCCAGTGACCTGCAGCTGGCCCAGCCGGAGCCTCTAAAGCACCCCTGCTTCAGCTACAGGGCCTGGCTCTACAGCGTCCTCATAGGG ggcAGTCTGCTCATCACATCTGGGTTCTCTCTGTACCTGGGAAATGTGTTTCCGGTTGCCATGGACTACCTACGCTGTGCTGCAGGCTCT GGCCTCCCTGCTGCGATCGTCAGTTTTGCCATCGCCAAGAACAGACATGTTGCA GTATCAGATTTCCAGGTGGTCTATGTGTCAACATTTGCGGTGACGACCACATGCCTGGTTTGGTTTGGATGTAAACTGGTCTTGAACCCTTCTGCTGTCAAT ATCAACTTTAACCTCATCCTGATGATTTTGCTGGAGGTGTTGATGGCCAGTACTGTCATCCTGTCAGCCCGGTCTGCAGAGGATTGCTGCTGCcacaggaag CCGGTGATGTATGACAGCTCTATGGTTCTAACGCCTGCAGTGTTCCCCACTCGACTCCTTAAAGCCTATTCT GTAATTGAAGTCATTGTTGGAATTTCTGCTGTATTCGGAGGAATTATTGCACTCAACATGGACGCTTTGCTCCCCGGCCCCTACTTGTCAGTCACATTTTTCTGGATCCTTGTTGCT TGTTTTCCGAGTGCTATTGCGAGTCATGTTGTGTCAGAATACCCCAACAGATGTCTG GTGGAGGTTTTGATTGCCATCAGCAGTGTGACGTCTCCCCTGCTCTTTTCAGCCTCCGGCTTCCTCTCTTGCAGTGTGATCAGCTTTATTGAAATTTTTCTGCATGATGTGCCTCCAGCCAAG caATCCTACGACATCCTGCTGCTGATTCtgatggtgctgctgctggtgcagGCAATTCTAACTTCAGCCACCGTGGTGCACTGTGCCTCCTACAAGAGTCAGCTCCGCATGGGGGCTCCAGAATACGATGACCGAATGCAAACCCCGACCCATTACTCTGAG CAGCAAGCAGCCAATGGAACGCTGCAGGATTTTGACAAAGACCGAGCCTGGAAGGCAGTCGTGGTCCAAATGGCCCAGTGA